The proteins below come from a single Cervus elaphus chromosome 4, mCerEla1.1, whole genome shotgun sequence genomic window:
- the PSMD8 gene encoding 26S proteasome non-ATPase regulatory subunit 8, which translates to MAATAVNGVAGTSSSGSAAASGAILQAAAGMYEQLKGEWNRKSPNLSKCGEELGRLKLVLLELNFLPTTGTKLTKQQLILARDILEIGAQWSILRKDIPSFERYMAQLKCYYFDYKEQLPESAYMHQLLGLNLLFLLSQNRVAEFHTELERLPAKDIQTNVYIKHPVSLEQYLMEGSYNKVFLAKGNIPAESYTFFIDILLDTIRDEIAGCIEKAYEKILFTEATRILFFNTPKKMTDYAKKRGWVLGLNNYYSFASQQQKPEDTTIPSTELAKQVIEYARQLEMIV; encoded by the exons ATGGCGGCCACGGCGGTGAACGGGGTGGCAGGCACCTCGAGCTCGGGGTCTGCGGCGGCCTCGGGCGCAATCCTGCAAGCCGCGGCCGGCATGTACGAGCAGCTCAAGGGAGAGTGGAACCGGAAAAGCCCTAATCTTAGCAAGTGCGGGGAAGAGCTGGGCCGTCTCAAG CTGGTTTTGTTGGAGCTCAACTTCCTGCCAACCACAGGGACCAAACTGACCAAGCAGCAGCTCATTCTGGCCC GTGACATACTGGAGATCGGGGCTCAGTGGAGTATCCTACGCAAGGACATCCCCTCCTTCGAGCGGTACATGGCCCAGCTCAAATGCTACTACTTCGATTACAA GgagcagctcccagagtcagcctACATGCACCAGCTCCTGGGCCTCAACCTCCTCTTCCTGCTGTCCCAGAACCGGGTGGCTGAGTTCCACACAGAGTTGGAACGGCTGCCTGCCAAGGACATCCAGACCAACGTGTACATCAAGCATCCGGTGTCCCTCGAGCAA TACCTGATGGAGGGCAGCTACAACAAGGTATTCCTGGCCAAAGGCAACATTCCTGCCGAGAGCTACACTTTCTTCATCGACATCCTGCTTGACACTATCAG GGATGAGATTGCTGGTTGTATCGAGAAGGCCTATGAGAAAATCCTCTTCACCGAGGCCACCCGGATCCTCTTCTTCAACACACCCAAAAAGATGACAGACTACGCCAAGAAG CGAGGGTGGGTCCTGGGCCTCAACAACTACTACAGCTTTGCCAGCCAGCAGCAGAAGCCGGAAGATACCACCATCCCTTCCACTGAGCTGGCCAAACAGGTCATCGAGTATGCCCGGCAGCTGGAGATGATCGTCTGA
- the GGN gene encoding gametogenetin yields MGNVQSEPSAGGGSRKEQASDRSSDSRRTSLVEPEVTPSSPAMRLARGLGVWFPGSSAPPGLLVPPEPQASPSPLPLTLELPSPVTPPSEEAAAAAVSTPPPPPVGTLLPAPSKWRKPTGTPVPRIRGLLEASHRGQGDPPSLRPLPPPSRQLTEEDPDPVPRAPSPTPPPLEPRKPPLPPPSDRQPPDRRITPTLATPAATPTESQARLGSEGQTASGARRGAPPQAGEGEMARPAASEPGLSLLCKVTFKSGPPLPPAAASSSLAAKASFGGGGGGGGGLFAASGVISYAEVLKQGPLAPGASRPSGEVPRGTQEAEGGDGDGEGCSGPPSAPASHARTLPPPPYTTFPGSKPKFDWVSPPEGPERHFRFNGAGGGVGAPRRRAAAFSGPWGSAPPAPGQMHPAPGTRRSAPALLAPPMFIFPAPTNGEPVRPGPPGPPELPPPPPPPPPPTPPPTPPPAPPPTPQPPVLQPTPLPVTLPPAPGPGHSESAVTPAPAPVPAPALSSALAADQAPAPAPAPAPSPAPAPTVDEPLPPAPAPVKTRTRRNKGPRAARAVPREDGAPGDGPRERTATTVTDSRGAGGGGSGALPAGTANSGTARHWPPFQVLNSCPCKCYCRHQPRHRRLPRNVSAWLSTPTNHLSEPPWVATIKLAGSLVAGLEHYDLQATHSN; encoded by the exons ATGGGAAACGTGCAGTCGGAGCCGTCCGCGGGCGGGGGCTCCCGAAAAGAGCAGGCCTCGGACCGGTCCTCCGACTCCCGCCGGACATCCCTGGTGGAGCCCGAGGTGACCCCCTCCTCCCCGGCCATGCGCCTGGCTCGCGGGCTGGGCGTCTGGTTCCCTGGCAGCTCCGCGCCCCCGGGACTCCTGGTACCCCCGGAGCCCCAGGCCtcaccctcacccctgcccctgaCCTTAGAACTGCCCTCGCCAGTGACGCCCCCTTCAGAGGAGGCGGCTGCGGCCGCGGTCTCcactccacccccgccccccgtgGGGACCCTGCTGCCCGCGCCGTCTAAGTGGCGAAAACCCACGGGCACTCCGGTGCCCCGGATCCGCGGTCTGCTGGAGGCGAGTCATCGCGGCCAGGGCGACCCTCCGAGCCTCCGCCCGCTGCCGCCGCCGTCCCGGCAACTAACCGAAGAGGACCCCGACCCTGTCCCGAGGGCCCCATCTCCGACTCCGCCGCCCTTGGAGCCGCGGAAGCCGCCACTACCGCCACCTTCCGACCGGCAGCCCCCGGACCGCAGAATCACTCCTACTCTGGCCACACCCGCCGCAACCCCTACAGAAAGCCAGGCCAGACTCGGCAGCGAGGGCCAGACGGCCAGCGGGGCCCGCAGGGGGGCACCTCCCCAAGCAGGCGAGGGCGAAATGGCCAGGCCTGCGGCCTCCGAGCCCGGCCTGAGTCTGTTGTGTAAAGTCACCTTCAAGTCGGGGCCCCCTCTGCCCCCTGCGGCAGCGTCGAGTTCTTTAGCCGCTAAAGCCTCTttcgggggcgggggcggcggcggcggcggcctctTCGCCGCCTCGGGCGTCATCTCCTACGCTGAGGTCCTGAAGCAGGGACCCCTGGCTCCCGGGGCCTCTCGCCCCTCGGGAGAGGTCCCTCGGGGAACTCAGGAAGCAGAGGGCGGTGATGGAGACGGCGAGGGGTGTTCTGGACCCCCCTCGGCGCCTGCGTCCCACGCCCGGACCCTTCCGCCACCACCTTACACCACCTTCCCTGGCTCGAAGCCCAAATTTGACTGGGTGAGCCCTCCTGAAGGCCCTGAACGCCACTTTCGCTTCAATGGGGCTGGCGGAGGCGTCGGGGCGCCCAGACGGCGCGCAGCCGCTTTCTCAGGACCCTGGGGCTCCGCACCGCCTGCTCCAGGGCAGATGCATCCTGCTCCCGGGACCCGGAGGTCCGCACCCGCCTTACTGGCGCCGCCTATGTTCATCTTCCCGGCGCCCACCAATGGCGAGCCTGTGCGCCCCGGGCCTCCCGGCCCCCCcgagctgccgccgccgccgccgccgccgccgccgcccacaCCACCACCCACGCCGCCTCCAGCGCCGCCTCCCACACCGCAGCCGCCCGTGCTCCAGCCAACACCGCTGCCCGTGACGCTCCCGCCCGCCCCGGGCCCGGGCCACTCGGAGTCGGCCGTGACTCCCGCCCCGGCTCCCGTCCCGGCTCCCGCTCTGTCCTCCGCCTTGGCTGCCGAccaggccccggccccggccccggccccggccccatCCCCGGCTCCAGCTCCCACTGTGGACGAGCCATTACCACCTGCGCCCGCGCCCGTTAAGACCCGCACGCGCAGGAACAAGGGTCCCCGTGCAGCCCGCGCGGTTCCGCGTGAGGATGGCGCGCCCGGAGATGGTCCCCGCGAACGTACAGCCACTACTGTGACTGACAGCCGTGGTGCAGGGGGTGGCGGCAGCGGGGCTCTTCCGGCGGGGACAGCTAATTCGGGCACCGCGCGCCACTGGCCACCCTTCCAGGTGCTTAACTCCTGTCCCTGCAAGTGTTACTGCCGCCACCAGCCACGCCACCGCCGCCTGCCAAGAAACGTGTCTGCCTG GCTGAGCACGCCCACCAACCACCTGAGTGAGCCACCCTGGGTTGCCACCATCAAGTTGGCCGGCTCCCTGGTAGCCGGGCTGGAGCACTATGACCTGCAGGCTACCCATTCCAACTGA
- the LOC122689191 gene encoding calmodulin-1-like, translated as MADQLTEEQIAEFKEAFSLFDKDGDGTITTKELGTVMRSLGQNPTEAELQNMINEVDADGNGTIDFPEFLAMMARKMKDTDSEEEIREAFRVFDKDGNGYISAAELRHVMTNLGEKLTDEEVDEVIREADIDGDGQVNYEEFVQMMTAK; from the coding sequence ATGGCTGATCAGCTGACGGAAGAGCAGATTGCTGAATTCAAGGAAGCTTTCTCCCTATTTGACAAAGATGGTGATGGCACCATCACAACCAAGGAACTTGGAACCGTCATGAGGTCGTTGGGTCAGAACCCAACAGAAGCCGAATTGCAGAACATGATCAACGAGGTGGACGCTGATGGTAATGGCACCATTGACTTCCCAGAATTTTTGGCTATGATGgctagaaaaatgaaagacacCGACAGTGAAGAAGAAATCCGCGAGGCGTTCCGAGTCTTTGACAAGGATGGCAATGGATACATCAGCGCCGCAGAACTGCGCCATGTCATGACAAACCTGGGAGAGAAGCTGACAGACGAGGAAGTAGACGAGGTGATCAGAGAAGCAGACATCGATGGAGACGGGCAAGTCAACTACGAAGAATTCgtacagatgatgactgcaaaATGA